Proteins encoded together in one Streptomyces umbrinus window:
- a CDS encoding N-6 DNA methylase, translating into MQENGTEVTAAGIARLAGVGRAAVSNWRRRHADFPKPVGGTETSPSFALTEVETWLRTQGKLAEVPLRERVWQQLAGHPEGPVTALVHVGCALLLVNDRPTVWLELSAGSDARLAELLPSPLDQVLTPRFGLVRKRAVDTPTAAQLLPSAPLLRGAADLAAELGTRKAYEFLLRRHLDANPRQYTLTPTGLAALMADLAGPARTVLDPACGTGALLRAVAAAQGALGIEDQYLYGQDSAPELAALTALRLALHAEATVTTVRTATADSLRDDAYGTLSADAVLCHPPFNERNWGHDELAYDPRWEYGFPARTESELAWVQHALARLREGGIAVLLMPPAAASRRSGRRIRADLLRRGALRAVIALPPGAAPPYNLPLHLWVLRRPALTAHPAQPEVLLADTGAFTADSRGGLDWQSVRAAVLDAWRPFDRTGTAPEQPGLSRSLPVIELLDDDVDLAPARHLPPPAAGGGAEQLADVRERLGETLRRTGDLTPPAADPRPPTRWPLTAIGELARGGALQLRTGGNGGHARVPVLTDHDVLAGTAPSGTLPESDEEPVLTEPGDVVVPVLGGGAIARVVDEATAGAALGRNLALLRPDPAAIDPWFLAGFLRGTANNRQASSYASTATRLDVRRLQVPRLPLDQQRTYGERFRALAEFEEALRLAGRLGEQLVRGMYDGLTDGTVEPG; encoded by the coding sequence GTGCAGGAGAACGGGACAGAGGTCACCGCGGCGGGAATCGCCAGGCTCGCCGGAGTCGGCAGGGCCGCCGTCAGCAACTGGCGGCGCCGCCACGCCGACTTCCCCAAACCCGTCGGCGGCACCGAGACCAGCCCCTCCTTCGCGCTCACCGAGGTCGAGACCTGGCTGCGCACCCAGGGCAAGCTCGCCGAGGTGCCCCTGCGGGAGCGCGTATGGCAGCAGCTCGCCGGTCATCCGGAGGGCCCGGTCACCGCCCTCGTCCACGTCGGCTGCGCGCTCCTGCTCGTCAACGACCGCCCGACGGTCTGGCTGGAGCTGAGCGCCGGCTCCGACGCGCGCCTCGCCGAACTGCTGCCCTCGCCTCTCGACCAGGTCCTCACCCCGCGCTTCGGCCTGGTCCGCAAACGGGCCGTGGACACGCCGACCGCCGCCCAACTGCTCCCGTCCGCCCCCCTGTTGCGCGGCGCCGCCGACCTCGCGGCCGAGCTGGGCACCCGAAAGGCGTACGAGTTCCTGCTCCGAAGGCATCTCGACGCCAATCCGCGCCAGTACACGCTCACACCGACCGGCCTCGCCGCACTGATGGCCGACCTCGCGGGCCCCGCCCGGACCGTCCTCGACCCGGCGTGCGGCACCGGCGCCCTGCTGCGCGCGGTGGCCGCCGCGCAGGGCGCGTTGGGCATCGAGGACCAGTACCTGTACGGCCAGGACAGCGCCCCCGAACTGGCCGCCCTCACCGCACTGCGCCTCGCCCTCCACGCCGAGGCCACCGTGACGACCGTGCGCACCGCCACCGCCGACAGCCTCCGCGACGACGCGTACGGCACCCTCAGTGCCGACGCGGTCCTCTGCCATCCGCCGTTCAACGAGCGCAACTGGGGCCACGACGAGCTCGCCTACGACCCCCGCTGGGAGTACGGCTTCCCGGCCCGCACCGAGTCCGAACTGGCCTGGGTCCAGCACGCGTTGGCCCGCCTCAGGGAAGGCGGCATCGCCGTCCTCCTGATGCCCCCGGCCGCCGCCTCCCGCCGCTCCGGCCGCCGTATCCGCGCCGACCTGCTGCGCCGCGGCGCCCTCCGCGCGGTGATCGCCCTGCCGCCGGGCGCGGCACCCCCGTACAACCTCCCGCTGCACCTGTGGGTGCTGCGCAGGCCCGCACTCACGGCGCACCCCGCACAGCCCGAGGTGCTGCTCGCCGACACCGGCGCGTTCACGGCCGACAGCCGCGGCGGCCTCGACTGGCAGTCCGTGCGTGCGGCGGTCCTCGACGCCTGGCGCCCCTTCGACCGCACCGGCACCGCGCCCGAACAGCCGGGACTCAGCCGTTCGCTGCCGGTCATCGAACTCCTCGACGACGACGTGGACCTGGCCCCGGCCCGCCATCTGCCGCCCCCCGCGGCGGGCGGCGGAGCCGAGCAACTCGCCGACGTACGCGAGCGCCTCGGTGAGACCCTCCGCCGCACCGGCGACCTCACCCCGCCCGCCGCCGACCCGCGCCCCCCGACCCGCTGGCCGCTCACCGCGATCGGCGAACTCGCGCGCGGGGGCGCACTCCAGCTTCGTACGGGCGGAAACGGCGGCCACGCGCGCGTGCCCGTCCTCACCGACCACGACGTCCTCGCCGGAACAGCGCCCTCCGGAACGCTGCCCGAGAGCGACGAGGAACCCGTCCTCACCGAGCCCGGAGACGTCGTCGTTCCCGTACTCGGCGGCGGCGCCATCGCGCGCGTGGTCGACGAGGCGACGGCGGGCGCCGCCCTCGGCCGCAACCTCGCGCTGCTGCGGCCCGACCCGGCCGCCATCGACCCGTGGTTCCTCGCCGGCTTCCTGCGCGGCACCGCCAACAACCGGCAGGCCAGCAGCTACGCGTCCACCGCGACCCGCCTCGACGTCCGCCGCCTCCAGGTGCCCCGGCTGCCACTGGACCAGCAGCGCACGTACGGCGAACGGTTCCGGGCGCTCGCCGAGTTCGAGGAGGCACTACGGCTGGCCGGCCGCCTCGGCGAGCAACTGGTCCGCGGCATGTACGACGGCCTGACGGACGGCACTGTCGAGCCCGGCTGA
- a CDS encoding N-acetyltransferase — MELKVSSLAERPEMYDQVTGMADTWPEFLRNDPVGNAHYGRIATELPEYVLFAEDERGDVVAHAYSVPFALADQDRGELPARGWDEVLVWAFSDRRHDVTPDTVSAISIVVAPHAQGTGLSGRMLSAMRDNARAQGFDEVVAPVRPSAKHLEPRTEMAEYAFRTRGDGLPHDPWLRVHVRAGARIEAVAPASMTVAASLDEWRAWTGLPFDEEGRIEVPGALVPVHCEPRRGYAVYVEPNVWVRHVL, encoded by the coding sequence ATGGAGCTGAAGGTATCGAGCCTCGCCGAGCGGCCCGAGATGTACGACCAGGTGACGGGGATGGCAGACACCTGGCCCGAGTTCCTGCGCAACGACCCTGTCGGCAACGCGCACTACGGCCGCATCGCCACCGAGCTGCCGGAGTACGTGCTGTTCGCCGAGGACGAGCGCGGAGACGTGGTCGCGCACGCCTACAGCGTGCCGTTCGCCCTCGCGGACCAGGACCGCGGCGAGTTGCCGGCGCGGGGCTGGGACGAGGTGCTGGTGTGGGCGTTCTCCGACCGGCGCCACGACGTCACACCCGACACGGTGAGCGCGATCTCCATCGTCGTCGCCCCGCACGCCCAGGGCACCGGCCTGTCGGGCCGCATGCTCTCCGCGATGCGTGACAACGCCCGGGCTCAGGGCTTCGACGAGGTCGTCGCCCCGGTGCGCCCGAGCGCGAAGCATCTGGAACCGCGTACGGAGATGGCGGAGTACGCCTTCCGGACGCGCGGCGACGGGCTGCCGCACGACCCGTGGCTGCGGGTCCACGTCAGGGCGGGCGCGCGTATCGAGGCGGTGGCGCCGGCGTCGATGACCGTGGCGGCGTCGCTCGACGAGTGGCGGGCGTGGACGGGGCTGCCCTTCGACGAGGAGGGCCGGATCGAGGTGCCCGGCGCGCTGGTGCCGGTGCACTGCGAGCCGCGACGCGGGTACGCGGTGTACGTCGAGCCCAACGTGTGGGTGCGGCACGTGCTTTGA
- a CDS encoding HNH endonuclease family protein: protein MTLWTRVAGAAVLLLAATGCTVEAPGSAGPEDSAAGAGTDAGGAALTAVDGLTVKGRAPMTGYDRDKFGSPWADTDSNGCDTRDDVLKRDLKEVKFSDGDCQVSSGTLDPDPYTDKDVTFVRGGRSEVDIDHLVALSDAWQKGAQKWDASKRIALANDPLNLLAVDAGRNRSKGDGDTATWLPPHKAYRCTYVARQVAVKKKYELWVTAAERDAMKRVLSGCPGQKLPSGGTSTQAPKRFHAG, encoded by the coding sequence GTGACGCTCTGGACCAGGGTCGCCGGAGCCGCGGTACTGCTGCTCGCCGCGACCGGCTGCACCGTGGAGGCACCGGGTTCCGCCGGCCCCGAGGACTCGGCGGCGGGCGCGGGCACGGACGCCGGTGGAGCCGCCCTCACCGCCGTCGACGGACTGACCGTCAAGGGGCGGGCACCCATGACGGGATACGACCGGGACAAGTTCGGCAGCCCCTGGGCCGACACCGACTCGAACGGCTGCGACACCCGCGACGACGTACTCAAACGGGACCTGAAGGAGGTGAAGTTCAGCGACGGCGACTGCCAGGTGAGCTCCGGGACACTCGACCCCGACCCGTACACCGACAAGGACGTCACCTTCGTGCGAGGGGGCCGCAGTGAGGTCGACATAGACCATCTCGTCGCGCTGTCGGACGCCTGGCAGAAGGGCGCCCAGAAGTGGGACGCGAGCAAGCGGATAGCGCTCGCCAACGACCCGCTGAACCTCCTCGCCGTCGACGCCGGCCGCAACCGCAGCAAGGGCGACGGGGACACCGCGACCTGGCTCCCGCCCCACAAGGCGTACCGCTGCACGTATGTGGCCCGGCAGGTGGCCGTGAAGAAGAAGTACGAGCTGTGGGTCACCGCCGCCGAAAGGGACGCCATGAAGCGGGTGCTGTCCGGCTGCCCGGGGCAGAAACTCCCCTCCGGGGGGACATCGACACAGGCGCCGAAGCGGTTCCACGCGGGCTGA
- a CDS encoding SCO6745 family protein yields MAVNAGEAVLGGGGVELGRVRQMWHLIEPLHAVLYYAPEVFEEAAALGFDVGDRWPSYFPLRAAPLGAVGSGRVASAFYGFSPRMVAEHMDQAWRTADPRKVLEARERGIDRAYRAIFGDRVDSPELAEAAALARRAAESVNTAGRPLAAANAELPWPEAPHQELWHAATILREHRGDGHLAALLVAGLDPVESLVSFAAIGAASVERFESRGWSAREWSAARERLVARGLLAADGTATDTGRALRQEVERHTDELAAAPWRTLGPDDTGRLADLLGEFWVAVLGSGLLPSETTLGIGKV; encoded by the coding sequence ATGGCTGTGAACGCGGGCGAGGCGGTGCTGGGCGGCGGTGGGGTCGAGCTCGGCAGGGTGCGGCAGATGTGGCATCTGATCGAGCCTCTGCATGCCGTGCTCTACTACGCGCCGGAGGTCTTCGAGGAGGCGGCCGCGCTCGGCTTCGACGTCGGGGACCGCTGGCCGAGCTACTTCCCGTTGCGCGCCGCCCCGTTGGGCGCCGTCGGGAGCGGGCGCGTCGCCTCCGCCTTCTACGGCTTCAGCCCTCGCATGGTCGCCGAGCACATGGATCAGGCGTGGCGGACCGCTGATCCTCGGAAGGTGCTGGAGGCGAGGGAGCGGGGCATCGACCGGGCGTACCGAGCGATATTCGGCGACCGCGTCGACAGTCCCGAGCTTGCGGAAGCCGCCGCGCTCGCCCGCCGCGCGGCCGAGTCGGTCAACACCGCCGGTCGCCCCTTGGCCGCCGCCAACGCCGAGTTGCCCTGGCCGGAGGCCCCGCATCAGGAGTTGTGGCACGCGGCGACGATCCTGCGTGAGCACCGCGGTGACGGACACCTGGCCGCGCTGCTCGTCGCCGGTCTCGACCCCGTCGAGTCGCTCGTGTCGTTCGCGGCGATAGGCGCCGCGTCCGTGGAGCGGTTCGAGAGCCGGGGTTGGAGTGCGAGGGAGTGGTCTGCGGCGCGCGAACGGCTCGTCGCGCGGGGGCTGTTGGCCGCCGACGGCACCGCGACGGACACCGGCCGTGCCCTCCGGCAGGAGGTGGAGCGGCACACCGACGAGCTGGCCGCCGCACCCTGGCGGACGCTGGGTCCGGACGACACCGGTCGACTCGCCGATCTGCTGGGGGAGTTCTGGGTCGCGGTCCTCGGGTCGGGGCTGCTCCCGTCGGAGACGACGTTGGGGATCGGGAAGGTGTGA
- a CDS encoding TetR/AcrR family transcriptional regulator encodes MTKSTRTPSTGPSARPSGPSEPSEPSEPSEPSGLSEPSEPSEPSVTKSGGRRAYHHGDLRRAIVVAALDVISAEGPSALSLRDLARRAGVSHAAPAHHFKDRTGLLTAIAAEGYGLLAATLTEAADLKDAGVRYVRFAREHPAHFQVMFTPELLRGNDLELTTARTLAGERLRDAVSAVPSEGRGTDARLAGVAAWSLAHGFATLLLSHNLDGPVGDQDPEDVFRTLSGMLFRAT; translated from the coding sequence ATGACGAAGAGCACCCGCACGCCGTCCACCGGGCCCTCCGCGAGGCCCTCCGGACCGTCCGAGCCGTCCGAGCCGTCCGAGCCGTCCGAGCCGTCCGGACTATCGGAACCGTCCGAGCCGTCCGAACCCTCAGTCACCAAGTCCGGCGGACGCCGCGCGTACCACCACGGGGACCTGCGCCGCGCGATCGTGGTGGCCGCGCTCGACGTCATCTCCGCCGAGGGCCCCTCCGCGCTGAGCCTGCGGGACCTGGCCCGCCGCGCGGGTGTCTCGCACGCGGCGCCGGCCCACCACTTCAAGGACCGCACGGGTCTGCTGACGGCGATCGCGGCGGAGGGCTACGGGCTGCTGGCCGCCACGCTCACGGAGGCCGCGGATCTGAAGGACGCGGGCGTGCGCTACGTCCGCTTCGCCCGCGAGCACCCGGCCCACTTCCAGGTGATGTTCACGCCGGAGCTGCTGCGCGGGAACGATCTGGAGCTGACGACGGCCCGTACGCTCGCGGGCGAGCGCCTGCGCGACGCCGTCTCGGCCGTCCCGTCCGAGGGCCGCGGCACCGACGCCCGCCTCGCCGGTGTGGCCGCCTGGTCCCTGGCCCACGGCTTCGCCACGCTGCTGCTCAGCCACAACCTGGACGGACCGGTGGGCGACCAGGACCCGGAAGACGTCTTCCGCACACTCAGCGGAATGCTCTTCCGGGCCACATGA
- the mfd gene encoding transcription-repair coupling factor has product MSLHGLLDAVVKDAALTEAVKAAGDGNRMHVDLVGPPAARPFAVAALAREAGRTVLAVTATGREAEDLAAALRTLLPADGIVEYPSWETLPHERLSPRSDTVGRRLAVLRRLAHPRPDDPETGPVSVVVAPVRSVLQPQVKGLGDLEPVALRTGQSADLGDVVAALAAAAYARVELVEKRGEFAVRGGILDVFPPTEEHPLRVEFWGDDVEEIRYFKVADQRSLEVAAHGLWAPPCRELLLTDDVRERAARLAEAHPELGELLGKIAEGIAVEGMESLAPVLVDDMELLIDVLPKGSMAVVCDPERVRTRASDLVATSQEFLQASWAATAGGGEAPIDVDAASLWAIADVRDRARELDMMWWSVSPFAADEELTETFAADAAGDTLKLGMHAPETYRGDTAKALADTKGWLADGWRTVFVTEAHGPAARTAEVLGGEGIAARLESDLAGLVPSIVQVACGSIDYGFVDPALKLAVLTETDISGQKAAGKDGARMPARRRKTIDPLTLETGDYIVHEQHGVGRYIEMVQRTVQGATREYLVVEYAPAKRCQPGDRLYIPTDQLEQITKYVGGEAPTLHRLGGADWTKTKARAKKAVKEIAADLIKLYSARMAAPGHAFGGDTPWQRELEDAFPYVETPDQLTTIAEVKEDMEKTVPMDRLVCGDVGYGKTEIAVRAAFKAVQDGKQVAVLVPTTLLVQQHFGTFGERYSQFPVNVRALSRFQTDTEAKATLEGLREGSVDVVIGTHRLFSAETKFKDLGLVIVDEEQRFGVEHKEQLKKLRANVDVLTMSATPIPRTLEMAVTGIREMSTITTPPEERHPVLTFVGPYEEKQIGAAVRRELLREGQVFYIHNRVESIDRAAARLREIIPEARIATAHGQMSEQSLEQVVVDFWEKKFDVLVSTTIVESGIDISNANTLIVERGDNFGLSQLHQLRGRVGRGRERGYAYFLYPPEKPLTETAHERLATIAQHTEMGAGMYVAMKDLEIRGAGNLLGGEQSGHIAGVGFDLYVRMVGEAVADYRASLEGGVVEEPALEVKIELPVDAHVPHDYAPGERLRLQAYRSIASVNSEEDVKAVREELVDRYGKLPEPVENLLLVAGLRMLARACGVGEIVLQGNNIRFAPAELRESQELRLKRLYPGTVIKPAAHQLLVPRPKTAKVGGKPLVGRELLGWTGEFLASILGS; this is encoded by the coding sequence ATGAGCCTGCACGGTCTGCTCGACGCCGTCGTCAAGGACGCCGCACTCACCGAAGCGGTGAAGGCCGCCGGCGACGGCAACCGTATGCACGTCGACCTGGTGGGCCCGCCCGCGGCCCGCCCGTTCGCCGTGGCGGCGCTGGCCCGAGAGGCGGGCCGTACGGTGCTGGCCGTGACGGCCACGGGCCGGGAGGCCGAGGACCTGGCGGCGGCACTGCGCACGCTGCTGCCGGCCGACGGGATCGTCGAGTACCCGTCCTGGGAGACGCTGCCGCACGAGCGGCTCTCCCCGCGAAGCGACACCGTCGGGCGCAGGCTCGCGGTCCTGCGCAGGCTCGCGCACCCGCGCCCCGACGACCCGGAGACCGGCCCGGTCTCCGTCGTGGTCGCACCCGTTCGGTCGGTCCTCCAGCCGCAGGTCAAGGGCCTGGGCGACCTGGAGCCGGTGGCCCTGCGGACCGGCCAGAGTGCCGACCTCGGTGACGTCGTGGCGGCCCTGGCGGCAGCGGCGTACGCACGGGTCGAGCTGGTCGAGAAGCGCGGCGAGTTCGCCGTACGCGGCGGGATCCTGGACGTCTTCCCGCCCACCGAGGAGCACCCGCTGCGCGTGGAGTTCTGGGGCGACGACGTCGAGGAGATCCGCTACTTCAAGGTCGCCGACCAGCGGTCCCTGGAGGTCGCCGCGCACGGACTGTGGGCGCCGCCCTGCCGCGAGCTGCTGCTCACGGACGACGTACGGGAGAGGGCCGCCCGGCTGGCCGAGGCCCACCCCGAGCTGGGCGAACTGCTCGGCAAGATCGCCGAGGGCATCGCGGTCGAGGGCATGGAATCGCTCGCGCCCGTCCTCGTCGACGACATGGAACTGCTCATCGACGTCCTGCCGAAGGGGTCCATGGCCGTCGTCTGCGACCCGGAGCGGGTGCGTACGCGCGCCTCGGACCTGGTGGCGACCTCGCAGGAGTTCCTCCAGGCGTCCTGGGCGGCGACCGCGGGCGGCGGGGAGGCCCCGATCGACGTCGACGCGGCGTCCCTGTGGGCCATCGCGGACGTACGGGACCGGGCCCGCGAGCTGGACATGATGTGGTGGTCGGTGTCGCCGTTCGCGGCCGACGAGGAGCTGACGGAGACATTTGCCGCTGACGCGGCGGGGGACACGCTGAAGCTCGGGATGCACGCGCCCGAGACGTACCGCGGCGACACCGCGAAGGCCCTCGCCGACACCAAGGGCTGGCTCGCGGACGGCTGGCGCACGGTGTTCGTCACCGAGGCCCACGGCCCGGCGGCCCGTACGGCAGAGGTGCTCGGCGGCGAGGGCATCGCGGCCCGCCTGGAGTCGGACCTCGCCGGGCTCGTCCCCTCCATCGTCCAGGTGGCCTGCGGTTCCATCGACTACGGATTCGTCGACCCGGCGCTGAAGCTCGCCGTGCTCACGGAGACCGACATCTCCGGCCAGAAGGCCGCCGGCAAGGACGGCGCCCGGATGCCGGCCCGCCGCCGCAAGACGATCGACCCGCTCACTCTCGAAACCGGCGACTACATCGTCCACGAGCAGCACGGCGTCGGCCGCTACATCGAGATGGTCCAGCGGACGGTCCAGGGCGCGACCCGTGAGTACCTCGTCGTGGAGTACGCGCCCGCCAAGCGCTGCCAGCCCGGCGACCGCCTCTACATCCCCACCGACCAGCTGGAACAGATCACCAAGTACGTGGGCGGCGAGGCCCCGACCCTCCACCGCCTCGGCGGCGCCGACTGGACGAAGACCAAGGCGCGCGCGAAGAAGGCGGTCAAGGAGATCGCCGCGGACCTCATCAAGCTGTACTCCGCCCGGATGGCGGCCCCCGGGCACGCCTTCGGCGGCGACACTCCGTGGCAGCGCGAGCTGGAGGACGCGTTCCCGTACGTCGAGACGCCCGACCAGCTCACCACCATCGCCGAGGTCAAGGAGGACATGGAGAAGACGGTCCCGATGGACCGCCTGGTCTGTGGCGACGTGGGCTACGGCAAGACGGAGATCGCGGTCCGCGCGGCCTTCAAGGCGGTCCAGGACGGCAAGCAGGTCGCCGTCCTCGTGCCCACCACCCTGCTGGTGCAGCAGCACTTCGGCACGTTCGGCGAGCGCTACTCGCAGTTCCCGGTGAACGTACGGGCGTTGAGCCGCTTCCAGACGGACACCGAGGCGAAGGCGACGCTGGAGGGACTGCGCGAGGGCTCGGTCGACGTCGTCATCGGCACGCACCGGCTCTTCTCGGCGGAGACCAAGTTCAAGGACCTGGGGCTCGTCATCGTCGACGAGGAGCAGCGGTTCGGCGTGGAGCACAAGGAGCAGCTGAAGAAGCTGCGCGCGAACGTGGACGTACTGACGATGTCCGCGACCCCCATCCCGCGCACCCTGGAGATGGCGGTGACGGGCATCAGGGAGATGTCGACGATCACGACACCCCCGGAGGAGCGCCACCCGGTCCTGACCTTCGTCGGCCCGTACGAGGAGAAGCAGATCGGCGCGGCCGTCCGTCGCGAACTGCTCCGCGAGGGCCAGGTCTTCTACATCCACAACCGGGTCGAGTCCATCGACCGGGCGGCGGCGCGACTGCGCGAGATCATCCCGGAGGCGCGCATCGCGACCGCCCACGGCCAGATGTCCGAGCAGTCCCTGGAGCAGGTCGTCGTCGACTTCTGGGAGAAGAAGTTCGACGTCCTCGTCTCCACGACGATCGTCGAATCGGGCATCGACATCTCGAACGCGAACACGCTGATCGTGGAGCGCGGCGACAACTTCGGCCTCTCGCAACTGCACCAGCTGCGCGGCCGGGTGGGCCGTGGGCGCGAGCGGGGGTACGCGTACTTCCTCTACCCGCCGGAGAAGCCCCTCACGGAGACGGCCCACGAGCGCCTCGCGACCATCGCCCAGCACACGGAGATGGGCGCGGGCATGTACGTGGCGATGAAGGACCTGGAGATCCGCGGAGCCGGAAACCTGCTGGGCGGCGAGCAGTCGGGTCACATCGCGGGCGTCGGTTTCGACCTGTACGTACGCATGGTCGGCGAGGCCGTCGCGGACTACCGCGCCTCTCTGGAGGGCGGCGTCGTGGAGGAGCCGGCGCTGGAGGTCAAGATCGAGCTCCCGGTCGACGCGCACGTCCCGCACGACTACGCCCCGGGCGAGCGGCTGCGCCTGCAGGCGTACCGGTCGATCGCCTCCGTGAACTCCGAGGAGGACGTCAAGGCGGTGCGCGAGGAACTCGTCGACCGCTACGGCAAGTTGCCCGAGCCGGTGGAGAACCTGCTGCTGGTGGCCGGTCTGCGGATGCTCGCTCGCGCGTGCGGTGTCGGCGAGATCGTCCTCCAGGGCAACAACATCCGCTTCGCACCGGCGGAGTTGAGGGAGTCGCAGGAGCTGCGCCTCAAGCGGCTCTATCCCGGGACCGTGATCAAGCCTGCCGCACACCAGCTGCTGGTGCCCCGCCCGAAGACGGCGAAGGTGGGCGGCAAGCCGCTGGTCGGGCGGGAGTTGCTGGGGTGGACCGGGGAGTTCCTGGCTTCGATTCTGGGGTCGTGA